The following proteins are encoded in a genomic region of Candidatus Methylospira mobilis:
- a CDS encoding 1,2-dihydroxy-3-keto-5-methylthiopentene dioxygenase, whose protein sequence is MSVLSVYDGRDVASSEVFTGLDDISARLNEIDVRFERWTAGFEFGADASNVDVLNAYHDSIDSLKRFYGFQSEDVISVKADHPERVAMRARFLREHTHSDFEVRFFVEGRGLFFLHPDDRVYAVLCERGDLISVPANVKHWFDMGEYPELKCIRLFTTPEGWVADYTGSEIAESFPRLEQFLGTFA, encoded by the coding sequence ATGAGCGTTTTAAGTGTCTACGATGGGCGGGACGTCGCCTCTTCCGAGGTTTTTACCGGGCTGGACGATATCTCCGCGCGTTTGAACGAAATAGACGTGCGCTTCGAGCGCTGGACTGCGGGGTTTGAGTTTGGCGCCGATGCATCGAATGTGGATGTATTGAACGCGTATCACGATTCGATTGACAGCTTAAAGCGGTTTTATGGGTTCCAGTCCGAAGACGTCATCAGCGTCAAGGCGGATCATCCCGAACGCGTTGCGATGCGCGCCCGCTTCTTGCGCGAACATACCCACAGCGATTTCGAAGTGCGGTTTTTTGTTGAGGGCAGAGGCTTGTTCTTTTTGCATCCGGACGATCGTGTATACGCGGTTCTTTGCGAGCGCGGCGATTTGATCAGCGTGCCCGCCAATGTCAAACATTGGTTCGATATGGGCGAATACCCGGAGTTGAAGTGCATACGTTTGTTTACGACGCCGGAAGGCTGGGTGGCGGATTATACCGGCAGCGAAATAGCCGAAAGCTTTCCCCGGCTGGAGCAGTTCCTCGGAACGTTTGCATGA
- the mtnC gene encoding acireductone synthase has translation MIRAIVTDIEGTTSSLSFVKDVLFPYARKHLGVYVRQHANAPEVRQALGDVAEHCCARMNDEQCIAQLEQWIDEDRKITPLKFLQGLIWADGYRSGELVGDLYEDAANRLQQWRSDGMALYVFSSGSVLAQKLLFGHTRYGDINSLFSGYFDTSTGPKQEAGSYRSIACAIGFDPHEILFLSDIAAELDAARQAGMATYQLLREGTAPCEGHPHARDFSVITF, from the coding sequence ATGATACGTGCAATAGTCACCGATATAGAGGGCACGACGTCGTCCCTGTCTTTTGTAAAAGATGTATTGTTTCCCTATGCGCGCAAACATCTGGGCGTTTATGTGCGGCAGCATGCCAATGCGCCCGAAGTCAGGCAGGCCCTGGGTGATGTGGCGGAACATTGCTGCGCGCGCATGAACGATGAACAGTGTATTGCTCAATTGGAACAGTGGATAGATGAGGACAGAAAAATCACGCCGCTGAAATTCCTTCAGGGCCTGATCTGGGCGGACGGTTACCGGAGCGGCGAGCTGGTCGGCGATCTTTACGAAGACGCAGCAAACAGGCTGCAGCAGTGGCGCAGTGACGGAATGGCGCTGTATGTTTTTTCGTCCGGCTCCGTTCTGGCCCAGAAGCTTCTGTTTGGGCATACGCGTTACGGTGATATTAACTCGTTGTTTTCAGGTTATTTCGATACTTCGACCGGCCCCAAGCAAGAGGCCGGCTCTTATCGCAGTATTGCGTGCGCCATCGGTTTTGATCCGCATGAAATTCTGTTTCTTTCCGACATCGCCGCTGAGCTGGATGCAGCCCGTCAAGCCGGCATGGCTACGTATCAACTGCTGCGCGAAGGAACGGCGCCTTGTGAGGGACACCCTCATGCGCGTGACTTTTCAGTTATCACTTTTTAG
- a CDS encoding class I SAM-dependent methyltransferase — MFHREIYAALSVFFKERRSTGRNSFLDAGCGDARFIPALLEAGGFRHYTGLDLSAVSLELAAQNLTALEARGLSIRLLQMDMLSGLEAITETFDTVFSSFALHHLTHEDKQEFFKRCFSVLNPGGLLVVVDTLRTETESREQYMDAIRIYAQNNWHCLEDAETEAALEHITTQDFPESFAALQVMADSAGFPELRQLICRDVWFQCVYTCKPPLKVDAVTA; from the coding sequence ATGTTCCATAGAGAAATTTACGCTGCGCTTTCCGTTTTTTTCAAGGAACGGCGGTCCACCGGCCGCAACAGTTTTCTGGATGCGGGATGCGGGGATGCGCGCTTCATTCCGGCGCTGCTGGAAGCAGGCGGCTTCCGGCACTATACCGGTCTCGATCTGTCGGCCGTTTCCCTGGAATTGGCCGCGCAGAACCTGACTGCGCTGGAAGCGCGCGGTTTGAGCATCCGCTTACTGCAAATGGATATGCTTTCGGGATTGGAGGCGATCACTGAAACCTTCGATACCGTGTTTTCCAGCTTTGCCCTGCATCATTTGACGCATGAAGATAAACAGGAGTTTTTCAAACGCTGCTTTTCCGTACTAAATCCCGGCGGGCTGCTGGTCGTCGTCGATACGCTGAGGACTGAAACGGAGTCGAGAGAACAGTACATGGACGCCATACGCATTTATGCGCAAAACAACTGGCATTGTCTCGAAGACGCCGAGACCGAAGCCGCGCTGGAGCATATCACTACGCAAGATTTCCCTGAATCATTCGCCGCCTTGCAGGTCATGGCCGACAGCGCCGGCTTTCCCGAACTGCGGCAGTTGATTTGCCGCGATGTCTGGTTCCAATGCGTTTATACGTGCAAACCGCCTCTCAAGGTTGATGCGGTAACCGCTTGA
- a CDS encoding YcbK family protein translates to MTKASKPEPNGVSHRRVAISRRTFLNRVGVAAAATMLLPSTEAFARALTQERKLTLVNTNTHEDLTVICSPQQHYDRKLLTKVNYLMRDHRTDEARTMDPALLDLLYAVTVLTKGRGEYNIISAYRAPETNHMLRQMGQHVAEHSLHMHGKAVDFRTEDVSIRTIQKAAIALERGGVGYYASSNFVHLDTGDVRTW, encoded by the coding sequence ATGACGAAAGCAAGTAAACCTGAGCCGAATGGCGTGAGCCATAGGCGTGTTGCAATAAGCCGCCGCACTTTTTTAAACCGCGTCGGTGTTGCCGCAGCAGCGACGATGCTGCTGCCTTCGACGGAAGCATTTGCCAGGGCCTTGACGCAAGAGCGCAAACTGACCCTCGTTAATACCAATACCCATGAGGATTTGACCGTAATTTGCAGTCCGCAGCAACATTACGACCGCAAGCTGCTGACCAAGGTAAACTACCTGATGCGCGATCACCGCACCGATGAAGCGCGTACCATGGACCCGGCCTTGCTCGATCTGCTTTATGCGGTGACGGTGCTGACGAAAGGGCGCGGAGAATACAATATCATTTCCGCGTACCGTGCGCCGGAAACCAACCACATGCTGCGCCAGATGGGGCAGCATGTGGCGGAACATAGTCTGCACATGCACGGAAAGGCAGTTGATTTCCGTACCGAAGACGTCAGTATCCGCACCATCCAGAAAGCCGCGATTGCACTGGAGCGTGGCGGCGTCGGTTATTACGCCAGCTCCAATTTCGTGCATCTCGATACCGGCGATGTGCGTACCTGGTAA
- a CDS encoding YjfB family protein, translated as MSVNGVPSLSANLSTAAANPHQNIGVAMFKKALDNDASTTQSLISAATSAPSATNLPPNLGQNVNITA; from the coding sequence ATGAGCGTTAACGGAGTTCCGAGCCTGTCTGCGAATCTGTCTACCGCCGCCGCCAATCCGCATCAGAATATAGGTGTGGCGATGTTCAAAAAGGCATTGGATAACGATGCTTCTACCACGCAGTCACTTATCAGCGCTGCTACTTCAGCGCCTTCCGCAACGAACCTTCCGCCTAATCTGGGGCAGAATGTGAATATCACGGCTTAA
- a CDS encoding LysR substrate-binding domain-containing protein, whose amino-acid sequence MNLRGTDLNLLTIFEATFEERNQTKTCDRLGMTQSAISNALNRLKQITNDPLFIVRNKGLQPTARAIELYDQVHSALDLVRSGLKDVLDFTPAESTRMFSLAISFGDGTAGLPVLFELIRREAPQVRLNMSAPLSETEATTMLRDHALDAVVHFERYNNPDLRHEIVSRYPVVVIARKDHPRIGETAGKQEIMQEEFVRVAGLHRSPGIVADRDELFQFMARKTAIVVPNVMVQMSVVARSDLLAITSLQSILPFQRAFALKTLPCPWAIDPVPMYQVWHRSADNDAGGTWFRNKLKEAAQSAWPEVKVTASDS is encoded by the coding sequence ATGAACTTACGCGGCACCGATTTGAACCTGCTTACTATTTTCGAAGCAACCTTCGAAGAGCGTAATCAGACTAAAACCTGTGATCGCCTGGGCATGACGCAATCGGCGATCAGCAACGCGCTTAACCGTCTGAAGCAGATTACCAACGATCCGTTGTTTATTGTCAGGAACAAGGGATTGCAGCCGACTGCGCGGGCGATAGAGCTTTATGATCAGGTGCATTCTGCGCTGGATCTGGTACGTTCCGGCTTAAAGGATGTACTGGATTTTACGCCTGCCGAGAGCACCCGCATGTTTTCGCTGGCGATAAGCTTTGGCGATGGGACGGCAGGGCTGCCGGTATTGTTCGAGTTGATCCGGCGCGAAGCACCGCAGGTGCGGCTCAATATGTCTGCGCCGTTATCGGAAACCGAAGCCACGACCATGCTGCGCGATCATGCTTTGGACGCCGTCGTTCATTTTGAGCGATACAACAACCCGGATTTGCGGCACGAAATCGTTAGCCGCTATCCGGTTGTCGTTATCGCGCGCAAAGATCATCCGCGTATCGGCGAGACGGCGGGCAAGCAGGAAATCATGCAGGAGGAGTTTGTCAGGGTTGCGGGTTTGCATCGCAGTCCCGGCATCGTAGCCGATCGCGATGAACTGTTTCAGTTTATGGCCAGAAAAACCGCCATCGTCGTACCCAACGTCATGGTGCAGATGTCCGTGGTTGCGCGCAGCGATTTGCTGGCTATTACCTCGCTACAATCCATATTGCCGTTCCAGCGGGCATTCGCGCTTAAAACGCTTCCCTGTCCATGGGCGATTGATCCGGTGCCGATGTACCAGGTTTGGCACCGCTCGGCCGATAACGACGCCGGTGGCACTTGGTTCAGAAATAAGCTCAAGGAGGCGGCTCAGAGCGCTTGGCCGGAAGTGAAGGTAACGGCTTCAGATTCTTAA
- a CDS encoding ATP-binding cassette domain-containing protein, whose product MRLELDVTLTRGHFDLATELSVNDTSMGLLGKSGAGKSTLLGLIAGTIQPHSGRIALDGKIVFDSRKGIMVPREQRPVGAVLQLDAPGSDETVRDSLVAAYNRTLKQRRLFRLGYLVDLLELEETLERRTDQLSAGERKRVALARSLLKSPRLLLLDDTFAAIGNGYRGQLLPVLKRLQDELRLPVLYASQSLGEILELTDQLVVLEAGKVLKTGSLQELAKARGMLRYLGMRQVDNILAVSIQGHEPDSGCTMAYTYGLPIILPLRPRLKTGSDILVTIKSGDIALSRHYLQGISIQNQIKGRVCALVPSGDSVFVQVDCGSTLLAEITPRACRDMALSEGDTVYCLIKTHTIAYMSEVDAPPSQRVVQYGDSFYLIDEAGMHDEQGASTLPAVRH is encoded by the coding sequence ATGCGACTTGAACTGGATGTAACGCTGACGCGAGGGCATTTCGATCTGGCTACGGAGCTATCGGTAAACGATACCAGTATGGGGCTGCTGGGTAAATCGGGCGCCGGGAAAAGCACTCTGCTGGGCTTGATTGCCGGAACGATACAGCCGCATAGCGGGCGCATAGCGCTGGACGGAAAAATTGTTTTCGACAGCCGCAAGGGTATCATGGTGCCGCGCGAGCAACGCCCGGTGGGCGCGGTTTTGCAACTGGATGCTCCCGGTTCCGACGAAACCGTCAGGGATAGTCTGGTAGCCGCATATAATCGGACCTTGAAGCAGCGGCGGTTGTTCAGGCTCGGTTATCTGGTTGATTTGCTCGAACTGGAGGAAACGCTGGAGCGGCGCACCGATCAGCTATCAGCGGGAGAACGCAAGCGAGTGGCGCTGGCGCGGTCATTATTGAAGTCGCCGCGTCTGCTGCTTCTGGACGATACGTTTGCGGCGATAGGCAACGGTTATCGCGGACAGTTGCTGCCGGTGCTCAAGCGCCTGCAGGATGAATTGCGTCTTCCCGTACTCTATGCCAGTCAGTCGCTCGGAGAAATTCTGGAGCTGACCGATCAGTTGGTCGTGCTGGAAGCCGGCAAGGTGTTAAAAACCGGTTCCCTGCAGGAGCTGGCCAAGGCGCGAGGGATGTTGCGTTATCTGGGGATGCGCCAGGTTGATAATATCCTGGCGGTCTCCATCCAGGGGCATGAACCCGATTCAGGCTGCACCATGGCTTATACTTACGGGTTGCCGATCATTTTACCGTTGCGGCCGCGCCTTAAAACGGGCAGCGATATTCTGGTTACGATAAAATCGGGAGATATCGCTTTGTCGCGCCATTACCTGCAAGGTATTTCGATACAGAATCAGATCAAAGGCAGGGTTTGCGCGCTGGTTCCTTCCGGCGACAGCGTTTTTGTACAGGTCGATTGCGGCAGTACACTGCTTGCGGAAATCACGCCGCGCGCTTGCCGCGACATGGCGCTCAGCGAGGGAGATACCGTGTATTGCCTGATTAAAACCCATACCATTGCCTATATGTCCGAAGTGGATGCGCCCCCCTCCCAGCGTGTTGTCCAGTACGGCGATTCTTTTTATCTTATCGACGAAGCAGGCATGCATGATGAGCAGGGCGCGTCGACCCTGCCCGCGGTCAGACACTAA
- a CDS encoding putative hemolysin — protein MKQRLLSLMGAAFSLFFFLEAHSTPVPGNNTSHSQSTTAIANPASQNCIKRGGTLTIQKRGDGGEYGICIFEDNRQCEEWALLRGTCPVGGRKVTGYATEAARYCAITGGRYRISGGDGQPEQEPGSCSRADKTCEVWAYFNGRCRLDD, from the coding sequence TTGAAACAACGTTTGCTGTCTTTGATGGGAGCGGCATTTTCGCTGTTTTTTTTTCTTGAAGCACATTCCACACCCGTGCCTGGAAATAATACCTCTCATTCGCAATCCACGACTGCCATAGCCAACCCGGCGTCGCAAAACTGTATCAAGCGGGGCGGTACGCTTACTATTCAAAAGCGCGGCGATGGCGGCGAATACGGTATCTGCATTTTTGAGGATAACAGGCAGTGCGAAGAGTGGGCGCTGCTGCGCGGAACCTGCCCGGTCGGCGGCAGAAAGGTCACCGGGTATGCAACGGAAGCCGCCCGGTATTGCGCCATTACCGGAGGGCGGTACCGGATAAGCGGCGGTGATGGACAGCCGGAGCAAGAGCCGGGAAGCTGTAGCCGGGCGGATAAAACCTGCGAGGTCTGGGCCTATTTTAATGGCCGTTGCCGTTTGGACGATTAA
- a CDS encoding thaumatin family protein has protein sequence MACRSKPKWCFAIAGLTLTLMGAISDCAYGQDYTGALITFPTNAAFNPAYIYLCTNTGGEGDAAICQTQLQLTNNGYVTGVTQWNGNQPAPWAFLYTLGTYVLWQQDASQDASSWRSCTVTVATDGLHTGAENHPYSCPGLSWSNSHGDDVVDIALMAADGNGFFIPAGTLVPLPAPQQPLNPNETVPAPQRTITFINKSANYTALCINQLGTFTQTPCSGEAGSFSLDAKGKPKGTYVMDVPAGGWNSGVTVVSGIKLKGQQQTAFIATGQNLNTPDDPAYGARIEWVMYPQTGSTTTGVTTIDVSLVNGYNVGFKLYPDSHTVCSRAHHEGGAAHFSLYSKSDKMSEFPYDGSSPRSDCPSGMLAHGQGPNGATHTLGCYSDCAWATKNSSAQQQQLCCQGSYDNPPGSASNACPTASQIARPYSAALDTQVLRNGYTWAYDDYRGTFTCDGNESYTVEITDFDSSGSAPSPPGGSYSVTPLIGSGSAVINTATGMQLTNDAVFATASPLAVTVNGQAATIYLGTGQVTGPGATGVVVSGASPSGGKVTVAFPGN, from the coding sequence ATGGCTTGCAGGAGCAAACCAAAATGGTGTTTCGCAATTGCCGGTTTGACGTTGACCCTGATGGGGGCAATCAGCGATTGCGCATATGGTCAGGACTATACGGGCGCATTGATAACTTTTCCTACCAATGCCGCGTTTAACCCTGCCTATATTTATCTCTGCACGAATACCGGCGGTGAAGGCGATGCCGCAATATGTCAAACGCAACTGCAGCTGACTAATAACGGTTATGTCACCGGCGTGACCCAATGGAACGGCAATCAACCCGCGCCGTGGGCTTTTCTCTATACCTTGGGAACCTATGTGCTATGGCAGCAGGATGCGAGTCAGGATGCCTCGAGCTGGCGGAGTTGTACGGTAACGGTAGCCACTGATGGTCTTCATACGGGCGCCGAAAATCATCCTTACAGCTGTCCAGGCTTGTCATGGTCGAATAGCCACGGTGACGATGTTGTAGATATTGCTTTAATGGCAGCCGACGGCAATGGTTTTTTCATTCCCGCGGGAACGCTGGTGCCGTTGCCGGCGCCCCAGCAGCCGCTGAATCCGAATGAGACGGTCCCTGCTCCGCAACGGACAATCACCTTTATTAACAAAAGCGCCAACTACACCGCCCTGTGTATTAACCAACTCGGCACATTTACGCAGACGCCATGCAGTGGAGAAGCAGGCAGCTTCTCACTGGACGCAAAAGGGAAACCAAAGGGAACTTATGTTATGGATGTTCCGGCAGGCGGCTGGAATTCCGGGGTGACTGTGGTATCGGGGATCAAATTGAAGGGGCAGCAACAAACCGCTTTTATAGCGACCGGTCAGAATCTGAATACCCCAGATGATCCGGCTTACGGCGCGCGGATCGAGTGGGTGATGTATCCGCAAACCGGCAGTACGACGACGGGGGTAACAACAATCGATGTGTCGCTGGTTAATGGCTACAACGTCGGTTTCAAACTATACCCGGACTCTCACACCGTCTGTAGTCGCGCGCATCACGAGGGCGGCGCAGCGCATTTCAGCCTGTATTCCAAATCCGACAAAATGTCGGAGTTCCCATATGATGGTTCCAGCCCCAGGTCGGATTGCCCTTCCGGCATGCTGGCGCACGGTCAGGGTCCAAACGGCGCGACTCACACTTTGGGCTGCTACAGCGATTGCGCCTGGGCGACCAAAAACTCATCCGCTCAACAGCAACAACTTTGTTGTCAGGGGAGTTACGACAACCCTCCGGGGTCTGCTTCGAATGCATGCCCGACAGCTTCTCAAATCGCAAGGCCTTATTCAGCGGCGCTTGATACCCAGGTTTTGAGAAACGGCTATACCTGGGCTTATGACGACTACCGGGGGACTTTTACCTGCGACGGCAATGAGAGTTATACGGTTGAGATAACGGATTTCGACAGTAGCGGTTCAGCTCCGTCGCCCCCCGGCGGTTCGTACAGCGTTACGCCGCTTATTGGTTCAGGCAGCGCAGTCATCAATACCGCCACGGGCATGCAATTGACAAATGACGCGGTGTTTGCGACCGCATCGCCATTGGCGGTGACGGTAAACGGACAAGCGGCAACCATTTATCTTGGAACCGGGCAAGTGACAGGTCCGGGTGCAACAGGCGTGGTAGTTTCCGGGGCGTCTCCGTCAGGCGGCAAGGTAACGGTCGCTTTCCCTGGGAACTAA
- a CDS encoding LysR family transcriptional regulator: protein MNLRGIDLNLLTIFEATFEECNQTKTCDRLGMTQSAISNALNRLKQITNDPLFTVRGKGLRPTARAIELYDQVHSALELVRSGLKDVLDFTPQESTRMFSLATSFGDG, encoded by the coding sequence GTGAATTTACGCGGTATTGATTTGAACCTGCTTACTATTTTCGAAGCCACCTTCGAAGAATGCAATCAGACTAAAACCTGTGACCGGCTGGGCATGACGCAATCGGCGATCAGCAACGCGCTCAACCGTCTGAAGCAGATTACCAACGATCCTTTGTTTACTGTCAGAGGCAAGGGGTTACGGCCCACGGCGAGAGCGATAGAGCTTTACGATCAGGTGCACTCGGCGCTGGAGCTGGTGCGCTCCGGTCTGAAGGATGTATTGGATTTTACGCCGCAGGAGAGCACGCGCATGTTTTCTCTGGCGACAAGTTTTGGCGACGGCTAG
- the aroG gene encoding 3-deoxy-7-phosphoheptulonate synthase AroG yields MKDPALYNDSNFETDDLRICEIKEVIHPCQLHDEYPITDTAALTTYTARRAIHNILAGQDDRLLVVIGPCSIHDPEAALEYGRRLLEQKQALERDLVIVMRVYFEKPRTTVGWKGLINDPDLDESFNINRGLRLARKLLLDLNQIGVPAATEYLDLITPQYVSDLISWGAIGARTTESQVHRELASGLSCPVGFKNATDGGIQVALDAVSASRRPHHFLSLTKAGHSAIFSTTGNEDSHIILRGGKQPNYDAASIQTTADALENAGLPAKIMVDLSHANSMKDCQRQMIVGRDVAMQIAGGDCRISGSMIESHLLAGQQKLVAGQPLIYGQSITDGCIGWNDSVTLLQELAAAIDTRRRIQK; encoded by the coding sequence ATGAAAGACCCGGCACTCTATAACGACTCGAACTTTGAAACCGACGACCTTCGCATCTGCGAAATCAAGGAAGTCATCCACCCCTGCCAGCTGCACGACGAATATCCGATCACCGACACGGCCGCGCTGACCACATACACGGCCCGGCGCGCGATACACAACATATTGGCCGGACAGGATGACCGCCTGCTCGTTGTCATCGGCCCCTGCTCGATTCACGACCCGGAAGCAGCGCTGGAATACGGCCGGCGGCTGCTGGAACAAAAGCAGGCGCTGGAACGCGATCTGGTTATCGTCATGCGCGTGTATTTCGAAAAACCGCGCACCACGGTAGGCTGGAAAGGCCTGATCAACGATCCGGACCTGGACGAAAGCTTCAACATCAACCGCGGACTGCGGCTGGCGCGCAAACTGTTGCTCGACCTGAACCAGATCGGCGTACCGGCCGCTACCGAATATCTCGACCTGATTACGCCGCAATACGTCTCCGATCTGATCTCCTGGGGCGCTATCGGCGCGCGCACCACGGAAAGCCAGGTGCACCGCGAGCTGGCATCCGGACTTTCCTGTCCGGTCGGCTTCAAAAATGCAACCGACGGCGGCATACAGGTCGCATTGGACGCCGTTTCCGCTTCTCGCCGTCCGCATCATTTCCTGTCGCTGACCAAGGCGGGTCATTCCGCCATTTTTTCCACTACCGGCAATGAAGACAGCCATATTATCCTGCGCGGCGGCAAACAGCCGAATTACGACGCAGCCAGCATACAGACAACCGCCGACGCGCTGGAAAATGCGGGACTGCCGGCTAAAATAATGGTAGACCTGAGTCATGCCAACAGCATGAAGGATTGCCAGCGGCAAATGATTGTCGGCAGGGATGTCGCAATGCAGATAGCAGGGGGAGACTGCCGGATTTCCGGCAGCATGATAGAAAGTCATCTGCTGGCGGGACAGCAAAAGCTGGTTGCCGGTCAGCCGCTGATCTACGGTCAAAGCATTACCGACGGCTGCATCGGCTGGAACGACAGCGTCACGCTGTTGCAGGAACTGGCCGCAGCGATCGACACACGGCGTCGCATACAGAAATAA
- the thiS gene encoding sulfur carrier protein ThiS, which translates to MQLTVNGKIRSMHNQATLSELIAELELTGKRIAVELNREIIPQSRFDSQRLQENDKIEIVHAIGGGQSGDPLVIAGKTYQSRLLVGSGKYRDLQETKLATEASGAEIVTIAIRRSNIGQNPGEPNLLDVLPPERYTLLPNTAGCYSAEEAVRTCRLARELLGGHNLVKLEVLGDVRTLLPDIIATLEATRTLVSEGFDVMVYTNDDPIIAKRLEELGCVAVMPLAAPIGSGLGIRNPYNILTILENAKVPILVDAGVGTASDAAIAMELGCDGVLMNTAIAGAQNPVLMASAMRKAIEAGREAFRAGRIPRKRFASASSPVDGLIGE; encoded by the coding sequence ATGCAACTCACTGTCAATGGAAAAATCCGCTCCATGCATAATCAGGCAACGCTGTCTGAGCTGATTGCCGAGCTGGAGCTGACCGGCAAGCGCATCGCCGTCGAGCTGAACCGCGAAATCATTCCGCAAAGCCGTTTCGACAGCCAACGGCTGCAGGAAAACGACAAAATTGAAATCGTACACGCCATCGGCGGAGGCCAAAGCGGCGATCCGTTGGTTATAGCAGGGAAGACTTACCAATCGCGCCTGCTGGTCGGCAGCGGAAAATATCGCGACCTGCAGGAAACAAAACTGGCGACCGAAGCCAGCGGCGCAGAGATCGTCACCATAGCAATCCGTCGCAGCAACATCGGACAAAACCCGGGCGAACCCAACCTGCTTGATGTATTGCCGCCGGAACGCTATACCCTGCTGCCCAACACCGCCGGCTGCTATAGCGCCGAGGAAGCGGTGCGCACCTGCCGCCTCGCGCGCGAACTGCTCGGCGGACACAACCTGGTCAAACTCGAAGTGCTGGGCGACGTCAGGACGCTGCTGCCCGACATCATCGCCACGCTGGAAGCGACGCGCACGCTGGTCAGCGAAGGCTTCGACGTCATGGTGTACACCAACGACGACCCTATCATCGCCAAACGTCTGGAAGAACTGGGCTGCGTTGCGGTAATGCCTCTGGCTGCACCGATAGGCTCCGGCCTGGGCATACGCAACCCCTACAACATACTGACCATACTGGAAAATGCGAAGGTGCCTATACTGGTTGACGCCGGCGTCGGAACTGCTTCCGACGCAGCCATCGCAATGGAGCTCGGCTGCGACGGCGTGTTGATGAACACCGCCATCGCCGGCGCGCAAAACCCGGTATTGATGGCTTCCGCGATGCGCAAAGCCATAGAAGCGGGACGGGAAGCGTTCCGCGCGGGCCGCATACCGCGTAAACGTTTTGCCTCAGCCTCATCGCCGGTTGACGGTCTCATCGGCGAATAA
- a CDS encoding DUF2939 domain-containing protein yields MSGNVKKISIWFSIVLLLAVTAAALGPFYAMHQIRQGLAHQDTAILADAVDFPALKANIKVQLEGFLTGQAPSDFKQTPFAAFAMSLASRVVDGMVDAVVTPQGLAALLHGVNPGKLWQGRQASPPETTEAGTAGIFSNAVYHYDSPSQFSVWIQGEKDGRFQFVFTRSGLLWKLSNVIFPMGGDK; encoded by the coding sequence ATGTCTGGCAATGTAAAAAAAATCAGCATCTGGTTCTCCATTGTTTTATTGCTGGCCGTAACCGCTGCCGCGTTGGGTCCGTTCTATGCGATGCACCAGATCAGGCAAGGTCTGGCTCATCAGGATACCGCCATTTTGGCTGATGCAGTGGATTTTCCGGCCTTGAAAGCCAATATCAAGGTACAGTTGGAAGGCTTCCTGACCGGGCAGGCCCCGTCGGACTTCAAGCAAACGCCGTTTGCCGCTTTTGCGATGAGTCTTGCGTCCAGAGTCGTGGATGGCATGGTGGATGCCGTGGTGACTCCGCAAGGTCTGGCTGCCTTGCTGCATGGCGTGAATCCAGGCAAATTGTGGCAAGGCAGGCAGGCAAGTCCGCCGGAGACGACAGAGGCCGGTACTGCAGGAATATTCAGTAATGCTGTCTATCATTATGATAGTCCAAGTCAGTTTTCGGTCTGGATACAGGGCGAAAAGGACGGTCGTTTTCAGTTCGTTTTTACCCGTAGCGGTTTACTCTGGAAACTGAGCAATGTCATATTTCCAATGGGGGGAGATAAATGA